One Arthrobacter sp. StoSoilB20 DNA segment encodes these proteins:
- a CDS encoding DUF6569 family protein: protein MQVPQLHLGVGTAVGPLSIFPIWTSGHGDLAISTGAHANVAVNELPDGAQVGKLIVSNNGPRPALLLEGELLEGGKQHRTCAGDVILGAGETRTIGTYCVEEGRWEAGMSSHRRQSRRAPLNVRAELASRAGASDSSNRQSRIWERVRRLDAARGVSATSSLVDHLDRQTLAPSFDLDDVPPPIDGQRGVLFGIGTQPLVLEIFGTHTMFRRHYHQLIGAALLDLELLPAKVMASSRMSGQQARDFAAVVQGLDFGAFDGGPLTGVRSQGPLRSRPVSSLRAGLEGAGIAVELPNRSPELAHLTVWNTKHTLMEIA, encoded by the coding sequence ATGCAAGTCCCACAACTGCATCTGGGCGTTGGCACCGCTGTGGGCCCACTCAGCATCTTCCCGATCTGGACCTCAGGCCATGGTGACTTGGCCATCAGCACCGGTGCACACGCCAACGTCGCCGTCAACGAACTGCCTGACGGCGCCCAGGTAGGCAAGCTGATTGTCAGCAACAACGGTCCCCGTCCCGCACTCCTCCTCGAAGGCGAACTCCTGGAAGGCGGGAAGCAACACAGAACCTGCGCCGGCGACGTCATCCTTGGTGCAGGCGAGACCCGAACCATCGGGACCTACTGTGTTGAGGAAGGGCGCTGGGAAGCCGGCATGAGCAGTCATCGGCGACAGAGTCGCCGCGCTCCCCTCAACGTCCGGGCAGAGCTGGCATCCCGCGCCGGGGCCTCGGACTCAAGCAACCGTCAAAGCCGCATCTGGGAAAGAGTGCGCCGCTTGGACGCCGCGCGTGGCGTTTCAGCCACCAGCTCACTCGTCGACCACCTTGACCGCCAGACCTTGGCCCCGAGCTTCGACCTGGATGACGTTCCACCCCCAATCGACGGCCAGCGCGGAGTCCTGTTCGGGATTGGCACGCAGCCGCTGGTGTTGGAGATTTTCGGCACCCACACGATGTTCCGACGCCACTACCACCAGCTCATAGGCGCGGCCCTGCTGGACCTCGAGCTGCTTCCGGCCAAGGTCATGGCATCCAGCCGGATGTCAGGGCAACAGGCCAGGGACTTCGCTGCGGTTGTCCAAGGGCTGGATTTTGGAGCGTTCGACGGCGGCCCACTTACCGGCGTTCGAAGCCAAGGACCCCTCCGTAGCCGTCCAGTCAGCTCACTCCGGGCCGGGCTGGAAGGTGCCGGTATCGCCGTCGAACTTCCAAACCGCAGTCCAGAGCTGGCGCACCTGACCGTTTGGAACACCAAACACACCCTGATGGAGATCGCATGA
- a CDS encoding sigma factor-like helix-turn-helix DNA-binding protein, producing MTTTPELSREERDAAMVERYADGETLDAIGQSFGVTRERVRQIIAKVGGTSAEESRKSRLASKEAAATAARNAFMAAYGDLARQMARRGVTRPDAIDKLKALFPAMDAELAEDALRTSSIVFDKSQMEDIFSKEAVAAGVWYLLGSNLGLAPDRQWAAVNIELSLMNELRAALESAEADVEDVSTILGVIGAAQKYLQENPETSITGQRYEHLRDELVPALGLVSRQGAFPWPPTRQTVTKRFGGWNEGLEAMGIGTAAKGRPKGLLKFTQADYEDAVRNFNRFALSSGVKPTFAGYDAWVKQEIHAGNSRPSGAAVRNIYGTWLDAVRAVQE from the coding sequence ATGACCACAACTCCTGAACTCAGTCGGGAAGAACGCGACGCTGCAATGGTGGAGCGCTATGCCGACGGCGAGACTCTTGATGCCATCGGCCAGAGCTTCGGCGTCACCCGCGAACGCGTCCGCCAGATCATCGCAAAAGTAGGCGGCACAAGCGCCGAAGAGTCCCGCAAAAGCCGACTTGCTTCAAAGGAAGCCGCAGCGACGGCCGCCCGCAACGCCTTCATGGCCGCGTACGGCGACTTGGCTCGCCAAATGGCCCGGCGCGGAGTTACCAGGCCTGATGCGATCGACAAACTGAAGGCACTATTTCCCGCGATGGACGCTGAGCTTGCCGAGGATGCCCTGCGGACGTCGTCGATCGTTTTCGACAAGTCACAGATGGAAGACATCTTCTCTAAAGAAGCGGTGGCGGCAGGTGTCTGGTACCTGTTGGGGTCCAACCTTGGGCTTGCTCCGGACCGTCAATGGGCCGCTGTCAATATCGAGCTGTCTCTGATGAACGAGCTCCGGGCCGCCTTGGAGTCTGCCGAAGCCGACGTCGAGGATGTCTCCACCATTCTGGGAGTTATCGGAGCTGCGCAAAAATACCTCCAAGAGAATCCCGAAACCAGTATCACCGGACAGCGATATGAGCATCTTCGCGACGAACTCGTGCCGGCGCTGGGCCTCGTCTCTCGCCAAGGAGCATTTCCGTGGCCCCCTACTCGTCAGACCGTGACCAAGCGTTTCGGCGGGTGGAACGAGGGCCTCGAAGCAATGGGGATCGGAACAGCTGCGAAAGGACGGCCGAAAGGGCTCCTGAAGTTCACCCAGGCCGACTACGAAGACGCCGTGCGCAATTTCAACAGATTCGCCCTGTCCAGCGGAGTCAAGCCGACATTCGCAGGTTACGACGCATGGGTCAAGCAAGAGATTCATGCCGGCAATTCCCGGCCCTCAGGTGCCGCAGTCAGGAACATCTACGGCACGTGGCTTGACGCTGTGCGGGCAGTCCAGGAGTAG
- a CDS encoding DNA methyltransferase encodes MSELLKLIESNDYQTLFLRHLRWSRPDLQTISTNNGKSQSLTAKNVSSYKGLRVWVCSELPDSNGQAALDRSIAAKSTDRLVIFHNEHQQVWRWPVRTVKGSSVVHRLSSHRHVNGQSNPKLLNRLETITLPVAQELGVTDVLERLRQAFDVETERETKRASRLMAAMFDALTKAEVNEHETSVTLARSLFLMFGDDTDMWDKNLFQDFIINHTRSDGSDIASKLNELFVQLDTPDVNRVETTPAFNKFPYVNGGVFTEPIKLPDTVGKAFRDAILEASKPDWSDISPAIFGSMFQSVRDAKTRREFGEHYTSERDILRTLEPLFLEDFRERFSAAIGHREESSKLEKLREDLAKVKFLDPACGCGNFIVISYRELRMLEIDILERLKALEHRRGNEAGSQLEVHLGIDTDVFGRRSFLSPKVSLENFFGIEIDEWPARIAETAMFLIERQCDMRMLERLGWAPTRLPIARAATIATSTPDYPDGGNALRLEWKTLFTPDDRTVIAGNPPYLGKTQRSSDQTADMKRVWGSSYSGELDFVTSWFPKAAEFLRGTGARFAFVTTNSIHQGVSVANLYGPAWFDGWSIEFAYPTFPWDGQAGVHCSISGYAEHPRERMLFRPDDQGGFQPHKVPNINPYLAAARDVMVQEIRIPRSKHLEKDLRFGSMPADGGHLIVDKEQVALFKQDPIAAPFLRSFVGSKELVQNRERWCIWMPVRDEFALHNSDILRERIEAVAQYRDDPRKDKGVYADRHNAHRFHRVKDRTASYLCIPRVVSENRKYFTAARFGPEVIASDAVFTAPDEDGFLFGLISSSMFIAWQKSIGGRLKSDYRFSSTIVWNNFPLKSVTSEDRQAVIDAGNLVLAAREEHPGLSLAQLYDPKKMPTNLQQAHEHLDEVVDPLFGLDDEPSEERRQQCLFDRYAELTGQ; translated from the coding sequence ATGTCTGAATTGCTGAAGCTTATCGAATCGAACGACTACCAAACCCTCTTCCTCCGCCACTTGCGTTGGTCGAGACCCGACCTCCAAACCATTTCCACAAATAATGGCAAGAGTCAGTCGTTGACAGCCAAGAACGTGTCCAGCTACAAAGGACTTCGCGTGTGGGTGTGCTCAGAACTTCCCGATTCGAACGGTCAGGCAGCGCTTGACCGTTCAATCGCTGCGAAATCCACGGATCGTCTGGTGATTTTTCACAATGAGCACCAACAGGTGTGGCGCTGGCCAGTACGCACAGTAAAGGGCTCGTCTGTGGTCCACCGTCTTTCTTCACATCGCCACGTCAACGGCCAGTCCAATCCGAAGCTCCTTAATCGGCTTGAGACAATCACGCTGCCTGTGGCACAGGAACTTGGCGTCACGGACGTGCTCGAAAGACTGCGCCAGGCATTCGATGTCGAAACCGAGAGGGAGACCAAGCGGGCATCCAGGCTCATGGCTGCAATGTTCGATGCGTTGACCAAGGCAGAGGTAAACGAGCATGAGACCTCGGTGACTCTGGCAAGGTCTCTTTTCCTCATGTTCGGTGACGACACAGACATGTGGGACAAGAACCTCTTCCAAGACTTCATCATCAATCACACCCGTTCAGACGGCTCCGACATTGCTTCAAAACTGAACGAACTCTTTGTCCAGTTAGACACTCCCGACGTCAATCGCGTGGAGACGACACCTGCGTTCAACAAGTTTCCGTACGTCAACGGCGGAGTCTTTACTGAACCGATCAAGCTCCCTGACACAGTTGGGAAGGCATTCCGCGATGCCATTCTGGAAGCGTCAAAACCTGACTGGTCTGATATTTCGCCGGCCATATTCGGCTCGATGTTCCAGTCAGTACGGGATGCAAAAACCCGACGGGAGTTCGGCGAGCACTACACATCCGAGCGCGACATATTGCGCACTCTGGAACCGTTATTCCTTGAAGACTTCCGAGAGCGGTTCTCGGCTGCCATCGGCCATCGCGAAGAGAGCTCAAAGCTAGAGAAACTCCGGGAAGATCTCGCGAAAGTCAAATTTCTCGACCCCGCGTGCGGCTGCGGCAACTTCATCGTTATCTCCTACCGCGAGCTCCGGATGCTGGAGATCGATATCCTTGAACGGCTTAAGGCTCTAGAGCACCGCCGCGGAAACGAAGCTGGATCGCAACTAGAAGTACATCTCGGTATCGATACCGACGTCTTCGGTCGACGCAGCTTTCTTTCCCCAAAAGTTTCTCTAGAAAACTTCTTCGGTATCGAGATCGACGAGTGGCCTGCTCGCATTGCAGAAACCGCAATGTTCCTCATTGAGCGACAATGCGACATGCGGATGCTCGAGCGCTTGGGCTGGGCCCCTACACGCCTCCCGATCGCACGAGCGGCAACAATCGCAACATCGACACCGGACTACCCAGACGGTGGAAATGCGCTGCGCCTTGAATGGAAGACGTTATTTACTCCGGACGATCGAACCGTGATCGCCGGAAATCCACCATATCTAGGTAAAACACAACGCTCTTCGGACCAAACCGCTGACATGAAGCGCGTGTGGGGTTCCTCGTACTCCGGGGAATTGGATTTCGTTACTTCTTGGTTCCCGAAGGCCGCCGAGTTCCTTCGAGGCACCGGAGCAAGATTTGCCTTTGTCACGACGAACTCTATCCATCAGGGCGTTAGCGTTGCGAATCTATATGGTCCGGCATGGTTCGATGGTTGGTCGATTGAGTTTGCCTACCCGACGTTCCCTTGGGACGGGCAGGCAGGAGTTCATTGTTCGATCTCAGGCTACGCAGAACATCCCCGCGAACGCATGCTATTCAGGCCCGACGATCAAGGTGGATTCCAGCCGCATAAGGTGCCCAATATTAATCCTTATCTTGCTGCCGCACGGGACGTTATGGTGCAAGAAATTCGCATTCCACGGTCTAAGCATCTTGAAAAGGATCTTCGTTTCGGATCAATGCCCGCCGATGGTGGGCATCTCATCGTGGACAAGGAGCAAGTTGCCTTGTTCAAGCAGGACCCCATAGCAGCTCCTTTCCTACGTAGCTTCGTTGGATCAAAGGAACTCGTGCAGAATCGGGAACGCTGGTGCATTTGGATGCCCGTACGGGATGAATTCGCTCTGCACAACAGCGACATTTTGCGTGAAAGAATAGAGGCAGTTGCGCAGTATCGCGATGATCCACGCAAAGATAAAGGCGTCTATGCTGATCGCCACAATGCCCACCGATTCCACCGAGTAAAGGACCGTACTGCATCGTATCTCTGTATTCCGCGAGTCGTCAGCGAGAACCGCAAATACTTTACAGCGGCACGGTTCGGACCCGAAGTGATCGCCAGTGATGCGGTATTTACAGCACCTGACGAAGACGGATTCCTTTTCGGGCTAATTTCATCCTCGATGTTCATCGCTTGGCAAAAGTCAATCGGCGGAAGACTTAAGTCGGACTATCGATTCTCAAGCACGATTGTTTGGAACAACTTCCCGCTCAAGTCTGTGACGTCTGAGGATCGTCAAGCCGTTATCGACGCAGGAAACCTCGTACTGGCAGCACGTGAAGAGCATCCCGGGCTGTCCCTTGCCCAGCTATATGACCCGAAGAAAATGCCGACCAACCTCCAGCAGGCCCACGAACATTTGGACGAGGTTGTCGATCCACTTTTCGGTCTGGATGACGAGCCTTCCGAAGAACGGCGACAGCAATGTTTGTTCGATCGCTACGCGGAGCTGACCGGTCAATAA
- a CDS encoding NUDIX domain-containing protein, translated as MNASRNPRSRTLLDYPRPSVAVDAAVLTVSEGALSVLLVQRASGDRAGEWALPGTFLRERELLSDAVLRCLREKVGITGRVPQQLHVFDDPDRDDRGWVLSVAHVDMVPLAALESALASDGVRLVSVMADPEVVARLPYGHADIVANAVGRMRLAYAEAPDPGVLLEEPFTLKDLRDLHEAVAGETLMRDTFRRFMEPKLVGTGKMSDGTRGRPSRLWVRTKS; from the coding sequence GTGAACGCTTCCCGAAATCCCAGGTCACGCACACTGCTGGACTATCCGAGACCCTCAGTTGCAGTGGATGCGGCGGTCCTTACCGTGTCGGAGGGCGCGCTGAGTGTGCTGTTGGTTCAGCGTGCAAGCGGTGATAGGGCGGGGGAGTGGGCGCTCCCTGGGACCTTCCTCAGAGAGCGCGAGCTTCTTTCCGATGCGGTGCTCCGCTGTCTTCGCGAGAAAGTCGGGATTACTGGCCGTGTGCCTCAACAGCTTCACGTCTTCGATGATCCGGATCGTGACGACCGCGGCTGGGTCCTCTCAGTTGCGCACGTCGACATGGTGCCGCTTGCTGCGCTTGAGTCCGCGTTGGCGTCCGACGGCGTCAGGCTGGTTTCAGTAATGGCGGACCCGGAGGTTGTGGCACGGTTGCCGTACGGCCACGCTGACATTGTGGCCAACGCTGTGGGGAGGATGCGCCTAGCGTACGCTGAGGCGCCGGATCCGGGGGTACTTCTTGAGGAACCGTTTACGCTCAAGGACCTGCGAGATCTTCACGAAGCAGTAGCCGGCGAAACGCTCATGAGGGATACTTTCCGACGATTCATGGAGCCGAAGCTGGTGGGAACGGGAAAGATGTCGGATGGGACGCGGGGGAGGCCTTCGCGGTTGTGGGTGCGGACGAAGTCTTGA
- a CDS encoding ADP-ribosylglycohydrolase family protein — protein MKLSPLQNDRAAGVLVSLAAGDALGAAYEFGPPLPDETPVLMKGGGPFGFDPAEWTDDTSMAIPVARALVWSGPELASDAALSRVVREWSAWAADAKDVGAQTNAVIAAATRAATSAGRPVTASDFTAAAEAFHGRIGRSAGNGSLMRTAPLALAYLDREPGELMAAAARVSALTHVDPDALEACGLWCVAIREAVLTGKLNVRAGLALLPPDRSAVWLSRIESAEQSRARDFHRNGWVVEAFQGAWSAIHSTVSATRGPEHLRQALEEAVRGGGDTDTVATIAGGLLGAAYGFTSVPFEWRRHLHGWPGLRTRDLMTLGMELARGEGSREQSWPGAAHQDYSMWSRTDVLVQHPHDDGVWLGGAGSLGRMEVLGIDAVVSLCRLGTSDLSTIAVSDHASFWIIDSPDPSDNADAAFVLAEAAAAIEQFRSEGKTVLLHCVRAESRTPTVAALYGAALLGIDAEAALADVRQVLPNASPNPLFLDIVRSGRSATGRHSPSARNGLPHNVRTA, from the coding sequence ATGAAACTTAGTCCCCTGCAGAACGATCGTGCGGCAGGCGTCCTCGTGTCGCTTGCGGCCGGAGACGCCCTCGGCGCCGCTTACGAGTTCGGCCCGCCGCTGCCAGACGAAACGCCGGTATTGATGAAAGGCGGCGGACCCTTCGGCTTCGATCCCGCCGAATGGACCGATGACACGTCCATGGCCATTCCCGTGGCAAGAGCGCTTGTTTGGTCTGGACCTGAACTTGCCTCTGACGCGGCGCTGAGCAGAGTTGTACGCGAGTGGAGTGCCTGGGCTGCCGACGCCAAAGATGTCGGCGCCCAGACCAACGCGGTCATTGCCGCCGCTACCCGTGCAGCAACTTCCGCGGGGAGGCCGGTGACCGCCTCGGACTTCACAGCTGCCGCCGAAGCGTTCCACGGACGCATCGGCCGCAGCGCCGGAAATGGTTCACTCATGCGCACCGCTCCCCTTGCCCTCGCCTATCTCGATCGCGAGCCTGGTGAGCTGATGGCGGCGGCAGCCAGGGTGAGCGCGCTGACTCACGTGGATCCCGACGCCTTGGAGGCATGCGGTCTCTGGTGCGTTGCCATAAGGGAGGCGGTCCTGACCGGGAAGCTGAACGTGCGGGCGGGGCTGGCACTGCTGCCCCCTGACCGCAGCGCAGTTTGGCTATCGCGCATCGAGTCCGCCGAACAGTCACGTGCACGGGACTTTCACCGGAACGGGTGGGTAGTGGAAGCGTTCCAAGGTGCTTGGAGCGCCATTCACTCCACAGTGTCTGCAACCCGTGGGCCGGAACACCTCCGCCAGGCTCTGGAAGAAGCCGTCCGGGGAGGCGGCGATACCGATACTGTCGCGACGATTGCCGGAGGACTTCTGGGCGCGGCTTACGGCTTCACTTCGGTGCCCTTCGAGTGGCGACGGCATTTGCATGGGTGGCCCGGACTACGAACCCGCGACCTCATGACACTAGGAATGGAGCTCGCCCGTGGAGAAGGCTCACGGGAACAGTCCTGGCCGGGCGCGGCGCATCAGGACTACAGCATGTGGAGTCGCACCGATGTGCTGGTACAGCACCCTCACGACGACGGCGTGTGGTTGGGTGGCGCCGGTTCCCTGGGGCGGATGGAAGTTTTGGGGATCGACGCAGTTGTTTCCCTGTGCCGCCTGGGTACCTCTGATCTGTCCACTATTGCGGTGTCAGATCATGCATCGTTCTGGATTATCGATTCGCCGGACCCATCCGACAATGCTGACGCGGCGTTTGTCCTCGCTGAAGCGGCTGCCGCCATCGAGCAGTTCCGTTCTGAAGGGAAGACGGTGCTGCTCCACTGCGTGCGCGCTGAGTCCAGGACCCCGACTGTTGCCGCTTTGTACGGTGCTGCATTACTGGGGATTGATGCTGAAGCAGCGCTGGCAGACGTCCGGCAGGTGCTGCCGAACGCCTCGCCGAATCCCCTGTTCCTGGACATCGTACGGTCCGGCCGCTCTGCCACGGGCCGTCACAGTCCCTCGGCTCGCAACGGCCTTCCTCATAATGTCCGAACCGCCTGA
- a CDS encoding HNH endonuclease translates to MNRVFPATPVVSGRHLSTSEAAEKIGVHQTTIVDWVQTGRFPNVYLESGRAVHGAFKIPEVDVVGLLVGKSASWDERVRQAAQEWLAARTNDGEEAVHYLDLEDFHFENERIPLKSRQRGIWKPRALDAALSITTTFRRAGQERPYEDEVGSDGMLRYKWQGDDADAADNRALRRAMTDHLPLIWFFGIAPGVYQPVFPVYLVSEEQEHQQFVVDIDPQLGVLNGDHLDPQELKIAKRYGTRLARTRLHQRLFRSSVIKAYDTRCAVCNLKHRQLLDAAHIIPDSDEKGTPDVSNGMAMCKIHHAAFDAGILGIRPDLIVEIRSDILAEVDGPMLKYGLQERHEQKLMSVPLRKRERPSPQALELAYIRFKIA, encoded by the coding sequence ATGAACCGAGTATTTCCGGCTACCCCGGTGGTTAGCGGCCGCCACCTCAGCACGAGTGAAGCGGCCGAGAAGATCGGTGTGCATCAAACGACAATTGTCGACTGGGTACAAACAGGTAGGTTCCCTAATGTCTATTTAGAGTCTGGTCGTGCTGTTCACGGTGCCTTCAAGATCCCCGAAGTCGATGTGGTCGGCCTCCTGGTCGGTAAATCTGCGTCGTGGGATGAGCGAGTTCGGCAGGCAGCGCAGGAATGGTTGGCTGCCCGCACAAATGACGGTGAGGAGGCCGTCCACTATCTTGACCTTGAAGATTTCCATTTCGAGAATGAGCGAATTCCACTCAAGAGCAGACAACGGGGCATCTGGAAGCCGCGAGCTCTCGACGCGGCGTTGTCGATCACCACTACCTTTCGACGGGCCGGGCAGGAACGGCCCTATGAAGACGAAGTTGGTTCTGATGGCATGCTTCGCTACAAATGGCAGGGCGACGACGCGGATGCAGCTGACAACCGAGCCTTGCGGCGTGCCATGACCGATCATCTTCCTCTCATTTGGTTCTTCGGGATCGCGCCAGGGGTTTACCAGCCTGTGTTTCCCGTCTACCTCGTATCCGAAGAGCAGGAGCATCAGCAATTTGTCGTTGATATAGATCCCCAACTTGGCGTCCTAAACGGTGATCACCTGGATCCTCAGGAACTCAAGATCGCTAAACGGTACGGCACGCGGCTCGCCAGGACGCGGCTTCATCAGCGATTGTTTCGTTCCAGCGTTATAAAGGCCTATGACACTCGGTGTGCCGTGTGCAACCTGAAGCATCGGCAATTGTTGGATGCCGCCCATATCATCCCGGATTCGGACGAGAAGGGCACGCCCGATGTTTCCAATGGAATGGCAATGTGCAAAATCCACCATGCCGCCTTTGACGCCGGTATACTCGGCATCCGGCCCGATCTGATCGTGGAAATTAGAAGCGACATCTTGGCGGAGGTCGACGGGCCAATGCTGAAATACGGGCTGCAGGAACGACATGAGCAAAAACTTATGAGCGTCCCACTGCGAAAGAGAGAGCGGCCGAGCCCCCAAGCCCTCGAACTTGCTTACATTCGCTTTAAAATAGCATAG